One Frankia alni ACN14a DNA window includes the following coding sequences:
- a CDS encoding ABC transporter ATP-binding protein, with protein MTVTETRPGGEGAAAAPATPVLEVRGLDAGYGSSAVLHDVSLTVPRGSVVALLGPNGAGKTTLLRVASGLLRPTRGEVILDGRDVTRARPYQRARGGLCHIPEGRGVYPSLTVRENLVLHTWKRNVDDALERAVANFPILGSKLSQPAGELSGGQQQMLAVMRAYLDEPSVVLVDEVSMGLAPVIVDQIYEFLDRIRQAGTSLLLVEQYVHRALAAADRVCVLTKGRIVFDGRPEDVAEEVFEHYLGVDPNHGG; from the coding sequence GTGACCGTCACCGAGACCCGGCCGGGCGGCGAGGGCGCCGCCGCCGCTCCCGCGACCCCGGTGCTGGAGGTCCGCGGGCTCGACGCCGGCTACGGCTCGTCGGCCGTGCTGCACGACGTCTCGCTGACCGTGCCGCGCGGCAGCGTCGTCGCGCTGCTCGGGCCGAACGGCGCGGGCAAGACGACGCTGCTGCGGGTGGCCTCGGGTCTGCTGCGCCCGACCCGCGGCGAGGTGATCCTCGACGGGCGCGACGTCACCCGGGCCCGGCCCTACCAGCGGGCCCGGGGCGGGCTGTGCCACATCCCGGAGGGCCGCGGCGTCTACCCGTCGCTGACCGTGCGGGAGAACCTCGTCCTGCACACCTGGAAGCGCAACGTCGACGACGCGCTCGAGCGCGCGGTGGCGAACTTCCCGATCCTCGGCAGCAAGCTGTCCCAGCCGGCGGGGGAGCTCTCGGGCGGCCAGCAGCAGATGCTCGCGGTGATGCGCGCCTACCTCGACGAACCGTCCGTGGTGCTGGTCGACGAGGTGTCGATGGGGCTCGCCCCGGTGATCGTCGACCAGATCTACGAGTTCCTCGACCGGATTCGCCAGGCCGGGACGTCGCTGCTGCTCGTCGAGCAGTACGTCCACCGCGCCCTGGCCGCGGCCGACCGGGTCTGCGTGCTGACCAAGGGCCGGATCGTGTTCGACGGGCGTCCCGAGGACGTCGCCGAGGAGGTCTTCGAGCACTACCTGGGCGTCGACCCGAACCACGGCGGCTGA
- a CDS encoding SDR family oxidoreductase, with translation MDLGIADRVAVVSGGSRGIGRAVAELLAAEGARVVVTARGAEAVGEVVETIRKNGGVAHGVAADMTVGEEIERVVAQAREQFGPPDIAVSNVHGPGPGDFFDLTGDDFARAFREMTLSVVHLTRLVAPAMRERGWGRLVNIGSGAAKEPPPELKHILANTVRASVVTLNRSLANEFGRDGVTVNTIGTGFIATERMWDYVGGVGAQRGLAPADMMTQFSTGIPVGRPGRPEEIAAVVAFLCSAWAGYVTGQLIPVDGGALRSAF, from the coding sequence GTGGATCTCGGGATCGCGGATCGCGTCGCGGTGGTGTCCGGTGGTAGCCGCGGCATCGGGCGCGCGGTCGCCGAACTGCTGGCGGCCGAGGGGGCGCGGGTCGTCGTGACCGCCCGCGGCGCCGAGGCGGTCGGCGAGGTCGTGGAGACGATCCGCAAGAACGGCGGCGTCGCGCACGGCGTGGCGGCGGACATGACCGTCGGCGAGGAGATCGAGCGGGTCGTGGCGCAGGCCCGGGAGCAGTTCGGGCCGCCGGACATCGCCGTCAGCAACGTCCACGGCCCCGGCCCGGGGGACTTCTTCGACCTCACCGGGGACGACTTCGCCCGCGCCTTCCGGGAGATGACCCTCAGCGTCGTCCACCTCACCCGGCTGGTCGCGCCCGCGATGCGGGAACGCGGCTGGGGGCGGCTGGTCAACATCGGCTCGGGCGCGGCAAAGGAGCCGCCGCCCGAGCTCAAGCACATCCTCGCCAACACCGTGCGGGCGTCGGTGGTGACGCTCAACCGCTCGCTGGCCAACGAGTTCGGCCGCGACGGCGTCACCGTCAACACCATCGGCACCGGCTTCATCGCCACCGAACGCATGTGGGACTACGTCGGCGGCGTCGGGGCGCAGCGCGGCCTCGCGCCCGCCGACATGATGACCCAGTTCAGCACCGGCATCCCCGTCGGCCGCCCGGGCCGCCCGGAGGAGATCGCCGCCGTGGTGGCCTTCCTCTGCTCGGCCTGGGCCGGCTACGTCACCGGGCAGCTCATCCCGGTCGACGGCGGAGCGCTGCGCTCGGCGTTCTGA
- a CDS encoding class I adenylate-forming enzyme family protein — protein sequence MAAVTTSASAVIPIDDLTFWEVCERRARLTPDRLMIVDERDRRITFGEFRDRAERVAAGLHQLGIGPGSRVTWQLPTRIETLLVCLALARLGAHQNPVIPAVRGREVGFALRQTGAEWVVLPGTWNGFDYVEMVSELDWSDAPRPRIVVVGVDDLPDGDPATLPAPPTDPREARWTFYTSGTTSEPKGVLHSDESLMWGGRGYAERMRLDADTVFAMQFAIAHIGGPNLFCFMFSVGIRTLSVERFDPSSLAELFRRHRVNLCGGSVAFGELLLREQRRRGAGRLLPDLRQLGGGAGPTPPAMFDQITAELGVTYIPAYGMTEVPMIAVGYPDDDVELRRGTDGAPVRGIEIRAARLDGTVADPGEEGELQIRGPQVCKGYRDPAQSAQAFVDGWLRTGDLGMVRPDGRIKLTGRIKDIIIRKGENISAREVEDLLGTHPLVARVAVVGLPDDERGERVCAVVERVPGQPDLDFAEMQRHLLAAGLGRYKLPEQLELTDELPTQGSMLKISKAAVRRELLARAGAGT from the coding sequence GTGGCCGCCGTGACGACGTCCGCATCGGCCGTGATACCCATCGACGACCTCACCTTCTGGGAGGTGTGCGAGCGGCGGGCACGGCTCACCCCGGACCGGTTGATGATCGTCGACGAGCGGGACCGCCGGATCACCTTCGGCGAGTTCCGCGACCGGGCCGAGCGGGTGGCCGCGGGTCTGCACCAGCTCGGGATCGGCCCGGGATCCCGGGTGACCTGGCAGCTTCCGACCAGGATCGAGACCCTGCTGGTGTGCCTGGCGCTCGCTCGCCTCGGCGCCCACCAGAACCCGGTGATCCCGGCGGTGCGGGGCCGGGAGGTCGGCTTCGCGCTGCGCCAGACCGGCGCCGAGTGGGTCGTGCTGCCCGGCACCTGGAACGGGTTCGACTACGTCGAGATGGTCTCCGAGCTCGACTGGTCCGACGCCCCCCGGCCGCGGATCGTGGTCGTCGGGGTCGACGACCTGCCCGACGGCGACCCGGCGACCCTGCCGGCGCCGCCGACCGATCCGCGCGAGGCCCGCTGGACCTTCTACACCAGCGGCACGACGTCCGAGCCCAAGGGCGTGCTGCACTCGGACGAGTCGCTGATGTGGGGCGGGCGCGGTTACGCCGAGCGGATGCGGCTCGACGCCGACACGGTGTTCGCGATGCAGTTCGCCATCGCGCACATCGGCGGGCCGAACCTGTTCTGCTTCATGTTCTCCGTCGGGATCCGCACGCTGTCGGTGGAGCGGTTCGACCCGTCGTCTCTGGCGGAGCTGTTCCGCCGGCACCGGGTGAACCTGTGCGGCGGCAGCGTCGCCTTCGGCGAGCTGCTGCTGCGCGAGCAGCGTCGGCGCGGGGCCGGCCGGCTGCTGCCGGACCTGCGCCAGCTCGGCGGCGGCGCCGGCCCCACCCCACCGGCGATGTTCGACCAGATCACCGCCGAGCTCGGGGTGACCTACATCCCCGCCTACGGGATGACCGAGGTTCCGATGATCGCCGTCGGCTACCCCGACGACGACGTCGAGCTGCGCCGGGGGACCGACGGGGCGCCCGTGCGCGGCATCGAGATCCGAGCCGCCCGCCTCGACGGCACCGTCGCCGATCCGGGGGAGGAGGGCGAGCTGCAGATCCGCGGCCCGCAGGTGTGCAAGGGCTACCGGGATCCGGCGCAGAGCGCGCAGGCGTTCGTCGACGGCTGGTTACGCACCGGCGACCTCGGGATGGTCCGCCCGGACGGGCGGATCAAGCTCACCGGCCGGATCAAGGACATCATCATCCGCAAGGGCGAGAACATCTCCGCGCGGGAGGTCGAGGACCTGCTGGGCACCCACCCGCTGGTCGCCCGGGTCGCCGTGGTCGGCCTGCCCGACGACGAACGCGGCGAGCGGGTCTGCGCGGTGGTCGAGCGGGTGCCCGGCCAGCCCGACCTGGACTTCGCCGAGATGCAACGCCACCTGCTCGCCGCGGGCCTGGGCCGCTACAAGCTGCCCGAGCAGCTCGAGCTCACCGACGAGCTGCCCACCCAGGGTTCGATGCTCAAGATCTCCAAGGCGGCGGTCCGCCGCGAGCTGCTCGCCCGCGCCGGGGCCGGCACCTGA
- the hpnH gene encoding adenosyl-hopene transferase HpnH: MAIPARQAIRVGAYLAKQKILRREKFPITLELEPLFACNLACEGCGKIQHPADVLKQRMPVEQALAAVDECGAPVVCLAGGEPLMHPQVEKIVEGLVKRKKFVYLCTNALLIPKKIDKLTPSPYLSFAVHIDGLEERHDEIVAKKGVFAQAVDNIKEAQRRGFRVTTNTTFFNTDTPQNVIDVLNFLNNDLNVDGMMLSPAYAYEKAPDQENFLGVQETRELFQKAFAEGRRKGWRLNHSPLYLDFLEGKLDFPCTAWGIPSYSLYGWQKPCYLMGDGYAESYQELLDTTDWDSYGRGKDPRCANCMAHCGHEPTALAATLGSLRETIRAAAR; encoded by the coding sequence ATGGCCATTCCAGCACGCCAGGCGATCAGGGTCGGAGCCTATCTCGCGAAGCAGAAGATTCTGCGCCGCGAGAAGTTTCCCATCACCCTCGAACTGGAACCGCTGTTCGCGTGCAATCTGGCCTGCGAGGGCTGCGGCAAGATCCAGCATCCGGCGGACGTGCTGAAACAGCGCATGCCGGTCGAGCAGGCGCTGGCCGCGGTCGACGAGTGCGGCGCTCCCGTGGTGTGCCTGGCGGGTGGCGAGCCGCTGATGCACCCGCAGGTAGAGAAGATCGTCGAGGGCCTGGTCAAGCGGAAGAAGTTCGTGTACCTGTGCACGAACGCGCTGCTCATCCCGAAGAAGATCGACAAGCTCACCCCGTCGCCGTACCTGTCCTTCGCCGTGCACATCGACGGCCTGGAGGAACGCCACGACGAGATCGTGGCGAAGAAGGGTGTCTTCGCCCAGGCCGTGGACAACATCAAGGAGGCCCAGCGGCGGGGTTTCCGGGTGACCACCAACACGACCTTCTTCAACACCGACACCCCGCAGAACGTCATCGACGTCCTGAACTTCCTCAACAACGACCTCAATGTCGACGGGATGATGCTCTCCCCGGCCTACGCCTACGAGAAGGCCCCCGACCAGGAGAACTTCCTGGGTGTCCAGGAGACGCGGGAGCTTTTCCAGAAGGCGTTCGCGGAGGGCCGCCGGAAGGGCTGGCGTCTCAACCACTCGCCGCTCTACCTGGACTTCCTTGAGGGCAAGCTCGACTTTCCGTGCACGGCGTGGGGAATTCCGTCCTACTCCCTGTACGGCTGGCAGAAGCCCTGTTACCTGATGGGTGACGGCTACGCCGAGTCCTACCAGGAGCTGCTCGACACCACCGACTGGGACTCCTACGGCCGCGGCAAGGACCCGCGCTGCGCGAACTGCATGGCGCACTGCGGCCACGAGCCGACGGCCCTGGCGGCGACGCTGGGGTCCCTGCGCGAGACGATCCGCGCCGCCGCGCGCTGA
- a CDS encoding Lrp/AsnC family transcriptional regulator, translating to MDSDAAWPSTGALDQLDRRIMHALQVDGRAPFARIGEVLGVSDQTVARRYARLRAAGALRVLGLVDPLHIGLTAWLVRVRCTPDAAASVGEALARRTDTRWVSLISGGTEISCIVQGAAPGQDDTLLLQQLPRTPRVVQVTAHALLHIFFGRDLSPLTRTGPLGPTETAALIPPDAPARRPSETAEDPVRLSRDDQRLLDALAVDGRTSAAELATATGWSQTTVRRRLSELRSSGALYYDLDFDHGSLLGHLRASLWLEVEPARLAEVGAALAEHEQVAFAGAITGTANLYASVVCRDAGALYRYLTGPIAALAGIRRLETAPIHRTLKGAGPRHVTGRTHPSA from the coding sequence GTGGATTCCGACGCAGCGTGGCCCTCGACAGGCGCCCTGGATCAGCTCGACCGGCGGATCATGCACGCCCTCCAGGTCGACGGCCGGGCACCGTTCGCGCGGATCGGCGAGGTGCTGGGCGTCTCCGACCAGACGGTGGCCCGCCGCTACGCCCGGCTGCGCGCCGCGGGGGCGCTGCGGGTGCTGGGCCTGGTCGACCCGTTGCACATCGGGCTGACCGCGTGGCTCGTGCGGGTGCGCTGCACCCCGGACGCGGCGGCGTCCGTCGGGGAGGCGCTGGCCCGGCGCACCGACACCCGCTGGGTGAGCCTGATCTCCGGCGGCACGGAGATCTCCTGCATCGTGCAGGGCGCCGCCCCCGGCCAGGACGACACGCTGCTGTTGCAGCAGCTCCCCCGCACCCCCCGGGTGGTGCAGGTGACCGCGCACGCGCTGCTGCACATCTTCTTCGGCCGCGACCTCAGCCCGCTGACCCGCACCGGCCCGCTCGGCCCGACCGAAACCGCGGCGCTCATCCCGCCCGACGCGCCGGCGCGCCGCCCGAGCGAGACCGCCGAGGACCCCGTCCGGCTCAGCCGTGACGATCAGCGACTGCTCGACGCGCTCGCCGTGGACGGCCGGACCTCGGCGGCCGAGCTGGCCACGGCCACCGGATGGTCGCAGACGACGGTGCGGCGCAGGCTGTCGGAGCTGCGGTCCTCCGGGGCGCTCTACTACGACCTGGACTTCGACCACGGCAGCCTGCTGGGGCACCTGCGGGCGTCGCTGTGGCTGGAGGTCGAGCCGGCCCGCCTCGCCGAGGTCGGGGCCGCGCTCGCCGAGCACGAACAGGTGGCCTTCGCCGGGGCGATCACCGGCACGGCGAACCTGTACGCCTCGGTCGTCTGCCGCGACGCCGGCGCGCTCTACCGCTACCTGACCGGCCCGATCGCCGCGCTTGCCGGCATCCGCCGCCTGGAGACCGCCCCCATCCACCGCACCCTCAAGGGCGCGGGCCCCCGCCACGTCACCGGCCGCACCCACCCGTCCGCCTGA
- a CDS encoding branched-chain amino acid ABC transporter permease/ATP-binding protein — MNDLLPFVIIGLVSGSVYGLAATGLVLTYKTSGIFNLAHGAVATTAAYTFYFLRVQHGLPWGLAALLSVGVVGPALGLLLELMARRLAEVRVVYKIVATIGIILAVQGFFTARYGAQSQTFPTFLPTGSAFTLSGTVVTWDQIIITAIALIATAGLYLFFRFARLGLAMRGVVDDPELLDSAGTNPVAVRRWSWVIGSTFACLAGVLLAPSLSLDALLLTLLVVQAFGAAALGYFSSLPLTYAGGLVVGVLASILTKYGAVTHPNALLTGLPPSTPFLVLFAVLLLTPRRRLVDRRLSARLLVTDTWRAPARIQVSGAVVLAALAVAVPFLVGSSRIPTYTDALLKVILFLSLGLLVRTSGQVSLAHAAFAAIGAASMGHFTTGLGLPWLVALLLAGLVAIPVGAVIAIPAIRLSGVFLALATFGFGIALEQMGYPLKILFGSSTSGVRVPRPGLSAFESDRGYYYLVLIFVALVAALVVGVHRSRLGRLLRGLSDSPTALATHGASVNTTRVLVFCLSAFVAAIYGGLYGGSVSAVTGSSFSSFSSLVILAVLVISLGGEPWYAFLAAAGMVLPSAYITNENTTNWLNFLFGVSAIAVSLSGGPPRNVALRRLADRLGGRPAEAATVTAAPAGEPGATPAAGTDAPAAGVPAVDVPAVDALPLDAAAAAEVAAISIERPAAVAAAPDSGIEVEKVSVRFGGNLAVDSFSLIAPQGRVTGLIGPNGAGKTTTFNACSGLVRPSSGRVRLHGSDVSRLPPSARARGGLGRTFQRMELFDSMSVRENIVLGREASMAGVRPWRHLAGTRAQRRVVAEAVERAAATCGITDLLDRPVGILSTGERRLVELARCLAGPFDMLLLDEPSSGLNRLETARFGEVLAEVIRQGDVGVLLIEHDMALVMEVCHYIYVLDFGVPIFEGTPAEVAASDAVRAAYLGSEAATADASDASDASDTPETPGGSDQTGETGPADPAAPSRQTVSQEVGS; from the coding sequence ATGAACGACCTCTTACCTTTTGTGATCATCGGCCTGGTCTCCGGCTCCGTCTACGGACTGGCGGCCACGGGCCTGGTGCTCACCTACAAGACGTCTGGGATCTTCAACCTTGCGCACGGGGCGGTCGCCACGACCGCCGCCTACACCTTCTACTTCTTACGGGTCCAACATGGCCTCCCCTGGGGATTGGCCGCGCTGCTCAGCGTCGGCGTCGTAGGACCCGCCCTGGGACTTCTGCTCGAGTTGATGGCACGCCGCCTCGCCGAAGTCCGGGTCGTCTACAAGATCGTTGCAACCATCGGCATCATCCTGGCCGTCCAGGGCTTCTTCACCGCCCGCTACGGCGCCCAGAGCCAGACCTTCCCGACGTTCCTGCCGACCGGCTCGGCGTTCACGCTGTCCGGGACGGTCGTCACCTGGGACCAGATCATCATCACGGCCATCGCGCTGATCGCCACCGCGGGGCTGTACCTGTTCTTCCGCTTCGCCCGTCTGGGCCTGGCGATGCGCGGCGTCGTCGACGACCCGGAGCTGCTCGACTCCGCCGGCACCAACCCGGTGGCGGTCCGCCGCTGGTCCTGGGTGATCGGCAGCACGTTCGCCTGCCTCGCCGGCGTCCTGCTCGCCCCGAGCCTGAGCCTGGACGCCCTGCTGCTGACGCTGCTCGTCGTGCAGGCGTTCGGCGCCGCCGCGCTCGGCTACTTCTCCAGCCTGCCGCTGACCTACGCCGGTGGCCTCGTCGTCGGCGTGCTCGCCTCCATCCTGACCAAGTACGGCGCGGTCACCCACCCGAACGCGCTGCTGACCGGGCTGCCGCCGAGCACTCCGTTCCTCGTGCTGTTCGCGGTCCTGCTGCTCACCCCGCGTCGGCGGCTGGTCGACCGGCGCCTGTCGGCCCGCCTGCTGGTCACCGACACCTGGCGGGCCCCGGCCCGTATCCAGGTCAGTGGCGCGGTGGTGCTCGCGGCCCTCGCCGTCGCCGTGCCGTTCCTCGTCGGCAGCTCGCGCATCCCGACCTACACCGACGCGCTGCTGAAGGTCATCCTCTTCCTGTCCCTCGGGCTGCTGGTGCGCACCTCGGGCCAGGTGTCGCTGGCCCACGCCGCGTTCGCCGCGATCGGCGCCGCCTCCATGGGGCACTTCACCACCGGCCTCGGCCTGCCCTGGCTGGTCGCGCTGCTGCTCGCGGGCCTCGTCGCCATCCCCGTCGGTGCGGTCATCGCGATCCCGGCGATCCGGTTGTCCGGGGTGTTCCTGGCCCTGGCCACCTTCGGCTTCGGCATCGCGCTGGAGCAGATGGGCTACCCGCTGAAGATCCTTTTCGGGTCCAGCACCTCGGGTGTGCGGGTGCCCCGCCCCGGGCTGTCGGCCTTCGAGAGCGACCGCGGGTACTACTACCTCGTCCTCATCTTCGTCGCGTTGGTCGCCGCCCTGGTGGTGGGCGTGCACCGCAGCCGGCTCGGCCGGCTGCTGCGCGGCCTGAGCGACTCGCCGACGGCGCTGGCCACCCACGGCGCGAGCGTGAACACCACCCGGGTGCTCGTGTTCTGCCTGTCCGCCTTCGTCGCCGCGATCTACGGCGGCCTCTACGGCGGCTCGGTCTCGGCCGTCACCGGGTCGTCGTTCTCCTCGTTCTCCTCGCTGGTGATCCTCGCCGTCCTGGTGATCAGCCTCGGCGGGGAGCCGTGGTACGCCTTCCTCGCCGCGGCGGGCATGGTCCTGCCCAGCGCCTACATCACCAACGAGAACACCACCAACTGGTTGAACTTCCTGTTCGGCGTGTCCGCCATCGCGGTGTCGCTGAGCGGGGGGCCGCCGCGCAACGTCGCGCTGCGCCGGCTGGCCGACCGCCTCGGCGGCCGGCCAGCCGAGGCCGCGACGGTCACGGCGGCACCGGCCGGCGAGCCGGGCGCCACGCCGGCGGCCGGCACGGACGCGCCGGCGGCGGGCGTGCCGGCGGTCGATGTGCCGGCGGTCGACGCACTGCCGCTCGACGCGGCCGCGGCGGCCGAGGTGGCGGCGATCTCGATCGAGCGGCCCGCCGCCGTCGCCGCCGCGCCCGACAGCGGCATCGAGGTGGAGAAGGTCAGCGTCCGCTTCGGCGGCAACCTCGCCGTCGACAGCTTCTCGCTGATCGCCCCCCAGGGCCGGGTCACCGGGCTGATCGGGCCCAACGGCGCCGGCAAGACGACGACGTTCAACGCGTGCAGCGGCCTGGTCCGCCCCAGCAGCGGGCGGGTGCGGCTGCACGGCTCCGACGTGTCGCGGCTGCCACCGTCGGCGCGGGCCCGCGGCGGCCTCGGCCGGACGTTCCAACGGATGGAACTGTTCGACTCGATGTCGGTGCGGGAGAACATCGTGCTCGGCCGGGAGGCGTCCATGGCCGGGGTCCGGCCCTGGCGCCACCTCGCCGGGACCCGCGCGCAGCGCCGGGTGGTCGCCGAGGCGGTGGAACGCGCCGCTGCCACCTGCGGGATCACCGACCTGCTGGACCGGCCCGTCGGCATCCTGTCGACCGGGGAGCGCCGGCTGGTCGAGCTCGCCCGCTGCCTGGCCGGCCCGTTCGACATGCTCCTGCTCGACGAGCCGTCGTCCGGCCTGAACCGCCTGGAGACGGCCCGTTTCGGCGAGGTACTCGCCGAGGTGATCCGCCAGGGCGACGTCGGTGTCCTGCTCATCGAGCACGACATGGCGCTGGTCATGGAGGTCTGCCACTACATCTACGTCCTCGACTTCGGCGTCCCGATCTTCGAGGGGACTCCCGCCGAGGTCGCCGCGAGCGACGCCGTGCGCGCCGCCTACCTCGGCTCCGAGGCGGCCACCGCCGACGCGTCCGACGCGTCCGACGCGTCCGACACGCCGGAGACGCCCGGCGGGTCCGACCAGACCGGCGAGACGGGCCCGGCCGATCCCGCGGCGCCGTCGCGCCAGACCGTGTCCCAGGAGGTGGGTTCGTGA
- a CDS encoding MFS transporter, producing the protein MRKWLPLAAICLGAFILLVDVTIVNVALPRMADDLHASFTSLQWVIDIYALALAALLLAVGSLADLFGHRRLYLLGLAVFAAASLTCALAPNAAVLIAARAVQGVGGAAMFATSAALVSANYHGRDRGVAFGVWGAVNGAAAATGPIAGGLLTEGFGWQAIFLVNLPIAVVAIILTLRVLPAGSRGAGRLDLPGATAFTLAAAALTYALIRGGERGWGERLAVAAFVVAGLAAVGFLVAERLVARPMLDLALLRRPSFAGLLTGALLFQLAAFGGLVYVSLWLQNVLGLSPVRGGLALMPLAGTAFVVAAAAGRHTHRFAPRLPIGVGLLCIAAGSALLRLFVGAGSGQSALFAGLAVVGVGVGLTTPVLVSAAVESVPPRQAGMAGGAVNTFRQLGMTLGIALFGGVFSARLRSAPSVRAGYAAGIDRVALWAAVAALVGATIVLATVRRAGHAGRNPATGTTVPVPVPVPVPVDVTVPVDVDVDAEGGAASAVSARRQG; encoded by the coding sequence ATGCGCAAATGGCTGCCCCTCGCGGCGATCTGCCTGGGCGCCTTCATCCTGCTCGTCGACGTCACCATCGTGAACGTCGCCCTGCCCCGGATGGCGGACGACCTGCACGCGTCCTTCACCTCCCTGCAGTGGGTGATCGACATCTACGCCCTCGCGCTGGCCGCCCTGCTGCTGGCCGTCGGCTCGCTGGCCGACCTGTTCGGCCACCGCAGGCTGTACCTGCTCGGCCTCGCCGTCTTCGCGGCGGCATCGCTGACCTGCGCGCTCGCACCGAACGCCGCCGTGCTCATCGCGGCCCGCGCCGTGCAGGGCGTCGGCGGCGCCGCGATGTTCGCGACGTCGGCCGCGCTCGTCTCCGCGAACTACCACGGCCGGGACCGCGGCGTGGCCTTCGGCGTGTGGGGCGCGGTCAACGGCGCCGCCGCCGCGACCGGGCCGATCGCCGGCGGACTGCTCACCGAGGGCTTCGGCTGGCAGGCGATCTTCCTGGTGAACCTGCCGATCGCGGTCGTCGCGATCATCCTGACCCTGCGGGTGCTGCCGGCCGGGTCCCGCGGCGCCGGCCGCCTCGACCTGCCCGGCGCGACCGCCTTCACCCTGGCCGCCGCCGCGCTGACCTACGCCCTGATCCGCGGCGGCGAACGAGGCTGGGGCGAGCGGCTGGCCGTGGCCGCGTTCGTCGTCGCGGGGCTCGCCGCGGTCGGTTTCCTCGTCGCCGAACGGCTGGTCGCCCGCCCCATGCTGGACCTGGCGCTGCTGCGCCGGCCGTCGTTCGCCGGCCTGCTGACCGGCGCGCTGCTGTTCCAGTTGGCGGCCTTCGGTGGCCTGGTCTACGTGTCGCTGTGGCTGCAGAACGTGCTCGGCCTCAGCCCCGTGCGCGGCGGCCTGGCGCTGATGCCGCTGGCCGGCACGGCATTCGTGGTCGCCGCCGCCGCGGGCCGGCACACCCACCGGTTCGCGCCGCGCCTGCCGATCGGGGTGGGGCTGCTCTGCATCGCCGCGGGCTCGGCGCTGCTGCGGCTGTTCGTGGGCGCCGGGTCGGGGCAGTCCGCGCTGTTCGCCGGTCTCGCCGTGGTCGGCGTCGGCGTCGGCCTGACCACGCCGGTGCTGGTCTCCGCCGCGGTCGAGTCGGTGCCGCCGCGGCAGGCCGGCATGGCCGGCGGGGCGGTCAACACCTTCCGCCAACTCGGCATGACCCTGGGCATCGCGCTGTTCGGCGGCGTCTTCTCCGCCCGGCTGCGCTCGGCACCGTCGGTCCGGGCGGGCTACGCCGCCGGCATCGACCGGGTCGCGCTGTGGGCGGCGGTGGCGGCGCTGGTCGGCGCCACAATCGTCCTGGCCACCGTCCGCCGCGCCGGCCACGCCGGGCGGAACCCGGCGACGGGCACGACCGTGCCCGTGCCCGTGCCCGTGCCTGTGCCTGTGGACGTGACCGTGCCTGTGGACGTGGACGTGGACGCGGAGGGCGGCGCCGCGTCGGCGGTCAGCGCGCGCCGACAGGGCTGA
- a CDS encoding Maf family protein has translation MTANRRIVLASGSPRRRELLARLGVPFEVVVSGVDESSATPTAPELTVELAERKARAVAVLRPEDLILGSDTVVEVDGRILGKPASPAEALAMLRRLRGRTHRVVTGVVVLDAASGTLHGRAAVTAVTMRDVPDAELTAYVATGESMDAAGAYAIQGGAAAFVTAVDGELDTVIGLPTALVRELLATVGIALPVAAADADR, from the coding sequence ATGACGGCGAACCGGCGCATCGTGCTCGCTTCCGGGTCACCGCGGCGGCGCGAGCTGCTGGCCCGGCTCGGCGTGCCCTTCGAGGTGGTCGTCAGCGGCGTCGACGAGTCATCGGCGACCCCGACGGCCCCCGAGCTGACCGTCGAGCTCGCCGAGCGCAAGGCCCGCGCCGTCGCCGTGCTGCGCCCCGAGGACCTCATCCTCGGTAGCGACACCGTCGTCGAGGTCGACGGGCGGATCCTCGGCAAGCCCGCCTCCCCCGCCGAGGCCCTCGCCATGCTGCGCCGCCTGCGCGGGCGGACCCACCGGGTCGTCACCGGCGTCGTCGTCCTCGACGCGGCGAGTGGCACCCTCCATGGCCGCGCCGCCGTCACCGCGGTGACGATGCGCGACGTCCCCGACGCCGAGCTCACCGCCTACGTCGCCACCGGCGAGTCGATGGACGCCGCCGGCGCCTACGCCATCCAGGGCGGCGCCGCCGCGTTCGTCACCGCCGTCGACGGCGAGCTCGACACCGTCATCGGCCTGCCCACGGCCCTGGTTCGCGAGCTGCTCGCCACCGTCGGCATCGCCCTGCCCGTGGCTGCGGCCGACGCCGACCGCTGA